A portion of the Leptospira wolbachii serovar Codice str. CDC genome contains these proteins:
- the murJ gene encoding murein biosynthesis integral membrane protein MurJ encodes MTKQAKGSESSTRRSLALSFYTFLSRILGLIRDHFMAVSFGTGMVASAFSVAYRLPNMFRNLLAEGTLSQSFMPIFSEYEKMGVEEARVMSGTVLSFLFLCLSLFVALFWFFASGFLPALVGGSPEYGALVVELSLVLFFLIMTASLSSIFMSISNSHHNYFVPSLSPIILNFSYLIVFIFVFPFYHEIRDKVFVLAYGIVTGGVLQLLVQAWYVYKNGYGPIFRLNFRHPAIRKIFKLMLPAALGGSFYQIGLLVDIFLANYIQNQNPGLGAVVSLDYSQRLVQLPTGIIGVALATTILPSLLKDLREGREENVPKEIADVLSFAFFLTLPASIGLAVLGETVLDSIYYGGRWDHLATLTALYPLVFYSFAIPFYSINKVLVSSYYAFSDTKTPLRIQLISFFLSVVVSIGLMYFLKHSAIALASALSASVTSSLLLFYLKSHQVKIPFLTVWLRILKMVPALFGLLFWLVLSEWVGKPILVSYLSEGWDLGFANVSRICLVVSILPAVVIYFAVASLTRLPESEIILGRFLRKFRK; translated from the coding sequence ATGACAAAACAAGCCAAGGGAAGTGAGTCAAGCACCAGGCGTTCACTTGCCCTTTCTTTTTATACCTTTTTATCTAGAATTTTAGGCCTCATTCGTGATCATTTTATGGCTGTTAGTTTTGGAACAGGGATGGTTGCCTCCGCCTTCAGTGTCGCTTACCGCCTTCCCAATATGTTTCGTAACCTACTGGCAGAAGGAACCTTAAGCCAATCCTTTATGCCTATTTTTTCCGAATACGAAAAGATGGGAGTAGAGGAAGCGCGGGTGATGTCAGGAACCGTCCTTAGCTTTTTATTTCTTTGTTTGTCTCTCTTTGTGGCTCTCTTTTGGTTTTTTGCTTCCGGGTTTTTACCGGCTCTTGTGGGAGGATCTCCTGAATACGGAGCACTAGTCGTTGAACTTTCGCTAGTTTTATTTTTTCTGATTATGACAGCAAGTTTGTCTTCGATTTTTATGTCGATCTCCAACTCCCATCACAATTATTTTGTTCCTTCTCTTTCTCCTATCATCCTTAACTTCAGTTATTTGATCGTATTTATTTTTGTTTTTCCATTTTACCATGAGATCCGAGACAAAGTATTTGTATTGGCTTATGGTATTGTTACGGGAGGAGTTTTGCAACTTCTTGTACAAGCGTGGTATGTTTATAAAAATGGGTATGGTCCCATATTCCGTTTGAACTTTCGTCATCCGGCCATTCGCAAAATCTTTAAACTCATGTTACCGGCGGCTCTCGGGGGAAGTTTTTATCAAATTGGACTTCTTGTGGACATCTTTCTTGCTAACTACATCCAAAACCAAAACCCAGGGCTCGGGGCTGTAGTAAGTTTGGATTATTCCCAAAGGCTTGTCCAACTTCCGACAGGAATCATCGGAGTGGCACTTGCGACGACTATCCTTCCTTCTCTTTTGAAAGACCTTCGGGAAGGACGCGAAGAAAATGTGCCAAAAGAAATTGCGGATGTTTTGTCCTTTGCTTTCTTTTTGACTTTACCAGCAAGCATTGGTTTGGCGGTTCTTGGGGAAACGGTTCTGGATTCCATTTATTACGGAGGGCGTTGGGACCATCTGGCTACGCTTACAGCTCTTTATCCTTTGGTGTTTTATTCTTTTGCCATTCCGTTTTATAGCATCAATAAAGTTCTGGTTTCTTCTTATTATGCATTTTCGGATACAAAAACCCCTCTGCGAATCCAACTGATTTCTTTTTTCTTAAGTGTAGTTGTGAGTATTGGCTTAATGTATTTTTTAAAACACTCGGCCATTGCTTTGGCCTCGGCCCTCAGTGCTTCTGTGACTTCTTCACTTCTGCTGTTTTATTTAAAATCGCACCAAGTGAAAATTCCCTTCCTTACTGTTTGGTTGCGGATTTTGAAAATGGTGCCAGCTCTCTTTGGGCTCCTCTTTTGGCTTGTTTTGTCGGAGTGGGTAGGAAAACCCATTTTAGTCTCTTACCTTTCTGAAGGTTGGGATCTTGGTTTTGCGAATGTAAGTCGGATTTGTCTCGTTGTATCCATCCTTCCTGCAGTAGTCATTTACTTTGCCGTGGCAAGCCTAACGAGACTTCCGGAATCGGAAATCATTTTAGGGAGGTTCCTTCGCAAGTTTCGAAAATAA
- a CDS encoding STAS domain-containing protein, translating into MEPKDKVFSIQLKGGLDGTSAEDFYRYFESQVGKGYRKFLFQFGALDFITSNGISILVKIHKQITKMGAVYAIYGVKQEVEDVLSLVGLFDRLPIFRSHSQAESFLLQMDPKHSVASDTKPSPVESTASATAANENRIRFYFTGKSKDRDSSYSSKEPISQLESISDGDEIEQTPTVKTSSSPMETVLEEKLNSLRLEIKETLNHELERRFAVYKTSPESEEKRVTIPSYIQSKTKQLEAIERIIQCEVCGTRLRLHKFGKHECPGCSTQFEMSPNGSVRFLEKLNPI; encoded by the coding sequence ATGGAACCCAAAGATAAAGTTTTTTCAATTCAACTAAAAGGTGGTTTGGATGGAACCAGTGCTGAGGATTTCTACCGTTACTTTGAATCCCAAGTAGGCAAAGGGTATCGGAAGTTTTTATTTCAGTTTGGTGCCTTGGATTTTATCACATCGAATGGAATCAGTATCCTTGTTAAAATCCATAAACAGATCACAAAGATGGGTGCGGTGTATGCCATTTATGGAGTGAAACAAGAAGTGGAAGATGTTTTGAGTCTTGTTGGACTTTTTGATCGTCTTCCCATCTTTCGAAGCCATAGCCAAGCAGAATCCTTTCTTTTGCAAATGGATCCAAAACATTCAGTGGCTTCAGATACAAAACCTTCGCCTGTAGAGTCCACTGCATCCGCAACTGCCGCAAACGAAAACAGAATCCGTTTTTATTTTACGGGAAAATCTAAGGACAGGGATTCTTCCTATAGTTCGAAAGAACCCATTTCGCAACTGGAATCCATTTCCGATGGGGATGAAATAGAACAGACGCCAACGGTAAAAACCAGCTCTTCTCCGATGGAAACGGTTTTGGAAGAAAAACTGAATAGCCTTCGTTTGGAAATCAAAGAGACTCTGAACCATGAATTGGAAAGAAGATTTGCCGTTTATAAAACCTCTCCCGAATCAGAAGAAAAACGTGTCACCATTCCCAGTTACATCCAGTCCAAAACCAAACAATTAGAAGCGATCGAAAGAATCATCCAATGTGAAGTTTGTGGGACAAGGCTACGGCTTCACAAATTTGGCAAACATGAATGCCCGGGTTGTTCCACTCAGTTTGAAATGAGTCCAAATGGTTCTGTACGTTTTCTTGAAAAATTGAATCCCATCTAA
- a CDS encoding LIC_12071 family protein has protein sequence MKYSRFFLSFILFFFLCETLALSAVVWTFYESLQNALTQEQFVSDHRARDLTLALAKSSEQRLQNEGYVELEKMFHRYVEQSKNDPEEFYIKKISLYSVDATLLVSTDTIYTPDELKNRKPDETLLHSTFFKKGIRMKKWEWSEAENGENPILNSKRDPKVRSGFEWVVSYLPLAKSNTVRLTSPLYKPGTLDVTGLVILVYERGNLGLLFENQWKLVEWMVFNYILFAFVVSLILTGAFVAYTMLVARDSSITPKESTGLPLFEKKTVETLETKESQVEPIVDLTAEPNGETVVTAGTTSEVEILSEGPLVSTISSDSHQTPIRDAIFLG, from the coding sequence ATGAAATATTCACGTTTTTTTCTATCCTTTATTCTTTTCTTTTTCCTCTGTGAGACCTTGGCCCTAAGTGCTGTGGTTTGGACTTTTTATGAATCTTTACAAAATGCGTTAACCCAAGAGCAGTTTGTTTCTGACCATAGAGCTCGGGATTTGACACTGGCACTGGCTAAAAGTTCGGAACAAAGACTACAGAACGAAGGTTATGTGGAATTAGAAAAGATGTTTCATCGTTATGTGGAACAATCCAAAAATGATCCCGAAGAGTTTTACATCAAAAAGATCAGTTTGTATTCTGTAGATGCCACCCTTCTTGTTTCTACAGATACCATTTACACACCGGATGAATTGAAAAATCGAAAACCGGATGAGACACTCCTCCATTCGACTTTCTTTAAAAAAGGAATTCGGATGAAAAAATGGGAATGGTCAGAGGCGGAAAATGGAGAAAATCCCATCCTTAATTCCAAACGGGATCCCAAAGTTCGTTCTGGTTTTGAATGGGTCGTTTCTTATTTGCCATTAGCAAAGTCCAACACAGTAAGACTGACTTCACCACTTTACAAACCAGGAACACTGGATGTTACGGGTCTTGTGATTTTGGTTTATGAAAGAGGGAACTTAGGGTTACTTTTTGAAAACCAATGGAAACTTGTGGAATGGATGGTTTTTAATTATATATTATTTGCTTTTGTTGTGAGTTTGATTTTGACTGGGGCTTTTGTTGCCTACACCATGTTAGTTGCTAGGGACTCTAGTATTACTCCAAAAGAATCTACGGGATTGCCCCTCTTTGAGAAAAAAACGGTAGAGACTTTGGAAACAAAAGAGAGTCAAGTAGAGCCGATTGTTGACCTAACAGCAGAACCAAACGGGGAAACCGTTGTGACCGCCGGGACGACGAGTGAAGTGGAAATTCTATCAGAAGGCCCGCTTGTCTCTACTATATCTTCTGATTCTCACCAAACACCGATCCGTGATGCGATCTTTTTAGGATAG
- the lipB gene encoding lipoyl(octanoyl) transferase LipB: MTKFLHRKGLPSYLFPSIVPYLRYVKFQENSRKNRRESMLFLEHSPCLTGGIGAKAENLLVSPSLLSSLGVELVTLQRGGDFTAHEPGQIVGYLHIDLKKRDLSLGDFLRNLNQSLVKAVQETWGVPVEENPKAPGLYTVEEPKQKLISEGIYAKSYFTSFGFALNAVNDLKTFSLINPCGARSEDMTSLLRLGKPEDFPKKRLEFVMSFANTFLDLLP, encoded by the coding sequence ATGACAAAGTTTCTCCATCGAAAAGGACTTCCTTCTTACCTGTTTCCTTCGATTGTTCCGTACTTAAGATACGTGAAATTCCAGGAAAATTCCAGGAAAAATCGAAGGGAATCCATGCTCTTTTTAGAACACAGTCCATGTTTAACAGGGGGCATAGGTGCGAAAGCGGAAAATCTTTTGGTTTCTCCAAGTCTTCTCTCTTCTTTGGGAGTGGAGCTTGTCACTCTGCAAAGAGGAGGGGACTTTACCGCCCATGAACCCGGCCAAATTGTGGGATACCTGCATATTGATTTGAAAAAAAGGGATCTAAGTCTTGGGGATTTTTTACGTAACTTAAACCAAAGTTTGGTGAAAGCCGTCCAGGAGACTTGGGGAGTACCGGTGGAAGAAAATCCAAAAGCCCCGGGCTTATATACCGTGGAGGAGCCGAAACAAAAACTTATCTCGGAAGGAATTTACGCCAAGTCCTACTTTACTAGTTTTGGATTTGCGTTGAACGCAGTGAATGATCTGAAAACATTCTCTCTCATCAATCCTTGTGGTGCGAGGTCGGAGGACATGACTTCTCTTCTTCGGTTAGGAAAGCCTGAGGATTTCCCGAAGAAACGGCTTGAGTTTGTAATGAGTTTCGCCAATACATTTCTAGACTTACTTCCATAA
- a CDS encoding type II toxin-antitoxin system antitoxin SocA domain-containing protein, translated as MEKLCHAILWILEKSPNGRARLDLAKLLYYSDGVHFQKHAEMITRGDYIHLEDSPYPVKLNEALLFLKEKGHIDAIPKIEGNGIQGFTLRFLKPMDGLILSREDKRVMMKVVEAFRGRVVDENRHYPNLYENYVVTPLFDAIPFSVERINTKIHVLVQKSLLNLSGKMFRVLFERSE; from the coding sequence ATGGAGAAACTTTGTCATGCGATCCTTTGGATCCTCGAAAAATCACCCAATGGTAGAGCCCGCCTGGATTTGGCGAAGCTTCTCTACTATTCGGATGGTGTTCATTTCCAAAAACATGCGGAGATGATCACAAGAGGAGACTATATCCACTTAGAAGACTCCCCTTACCCCGTCAAACTGAACGAAGCCCTTTTATTTCTAAAAGAGAAAGGCCATATCGATGCCATTCCCAAAATAGAGGGAAATGGAATCCAAGGGTTTACATTACGATTCTTAAAACCAATGGACGGGCTCATTCTGTCTAGGGAAGACAAACGGGTGATGATGAAAGTTGTGGAAGCTTTCCGAGGCCGAGTTGTGGATGAAAATCGCCACTACCCCAACCTTTACGAAAACTACGTAGTCACCCCCCTCTTCGATGCCATTCCTTTTTCTGTGGAAAGGATCAATACGAAAATCCATGTTCTCGTCCAAAAAAGCCTTTTGAATCTATCAGGCAAAATGTTTAGAGTTTTATTTGAGAGGTCAGAATGA
- the panD gene encoding aspartate 1-decarboxylase translates to MIITVCKGKIHRAVVTEAELHYEGSLTVDQDLMDLAGMKPYEQVSVVNVNNGARFETYLIVGERGSGTICLNGAAARLGMKGDKVIIITYGQVAEKELPTDYKPKVVFVDENNRPKKA, encoded by the coding sequence ATGATCATCACTGTTTGCAAAGGCAAAATCCATAGAGCCGTCGTCACCGAGGCGGAACTCCACTACGAAGGTAGTCTCACCGTTGACCAAGACCTAATGGACCTGGCCGGAATGAAACCCTATGAACAAGTGAGTGTGGTGAACGTCAATAACGGAGCTCGGTTCGAAACCTATCTAATTGTGGGAGAACGGGGTTCGGGAACCATCTGTTTGAATGGGGCCGCGGCAAGACTCGGGATGAAAGGGGACAAAGTCATCATCATCACCTACGGTCAAGTGGCAGAAAAAGAGCTTCCCACAGATTACAAACCCAAGGTAGTCTTCGTAGACGAGAACAATCGCCCGAAAAAAGCCTAA
- the trxA gene encoding thioredoxin: MALTEITDANFKAETAKGVVLVDCWAEWCGPCRMVAPVLDELSQEMADIKITKLNVDFNQKTAQELGIQSIPTLLLYKDGVLVDKAIGALPKPQIKKFIENHK; encoded by the coding sequence ATGGCACTAACGGAAATCACTGACGCCAATTTCAAAGCAGAGACTGCTAAAGGCGTTGTTTTAGTGGATTGTTGGGCGGAATGGTGCGGACCTTGTCGAATGGTAGCTCCGGTTCTCGATGAACTATCACAAGAAATGGCTGATATCAAAATTACAAAGCTAAACGTTGATTTCAATCAGAAGACGGCGCAGGAATTGGGAATCCAATCTATCCCTACCCTTCTTCTCTATAAAGACGGAGTTTTAGTGGATAAAGCAATTGGAGCTTTACCAAAACCGCAAATTAAAAAATTTATAGAAAATCACAAGTAG
- a CDS encoding cAMP/cGMP-dependent 3',5'-cyclic-AMP/GMP phosphodiesterase yields the protein MVSSEPNGFTALPRGGYLVDTSEGYIQIGSPPETIKDTMGLEKKTPLVFVLPNKFFHVEKGISIAELEFPIYFNFFFRGGKKTFIVCSPEQKEQLTIVLGESLMGPQELNLASEFIDGTESFGFPDIKAEMAHFRSYKTMEEVVEFVLFDENHKAKFGKITIEQLPSNEFLIVDGDKKIKTPGEVDFHVKYDIGKRLEEPFQPPIIGITCLGPSHGFDPTDNTSGFIIWLNGQGIMVDPPVNSTEWLRESNVNPKFINSIILTHCHADHDAGTFQKILEESKITIYATATVMESFLKKYCSLTKIPRREITDLFDFIPVVIGRPTIINGGEFYFHYAPHSIPSVGFEFFFQDQSFYYTSDHLNDPEAFEEMYKKGVFPETRYQFLKDFPWDRKIIYHEAGVPPLHTKISYLASLPEEVQKRITVYHIAAKDMPEGNHLTLAKFGIENTLYPEITPPKHQEAFQLLEILSQIDIFSGFPIEKAKEFLQVVKEEKFRRGEQIIKKGTHGDRFFIIASGNVRFEGLSGDHSAVKRYGTYEYFGEASLILDTARQADVYAETDVLALTIEKTRFFQFIRGSKLHENLIKLNSIRETNTWKTLTESQTFRGLTSYQVTQLELILKLETVKKEASLIEEGQTFHNAFIVRSGTVVVMQNHKTIRELGAGDFVGEIYSLTKNLPSNFSFIAWPGTELYVLSEEDAIQYIKKNPGVYMKLNTVYN from the coding sequence ATGGTCAGTTCAGAACCGAATGGTTTTACCGCACTCCCTAGAGGGGGATATTTAGTCGATACCTCGGAAGGGTACATCCAAATTGGATCCCCTCCCGAAACAATTAAAGACACCATGGGGTTGGAAAAGAAAACCCCGCTGGTGTTTGTCCTTCCCAATAAATTCTTCCACGTCGAAAAAGGGATCTCCATTGCGGAGTTAGAATTCCCCATTTACTTTAACTTCTTCTTTCGTGGTGGTAAAAAAACATTTATTGTCTGTTCACCGGAACAAAAAGAGCAACTAACAATTGTTCTCGGGGAATCTCTTATGGGTCCCCAGGAACTCAACTTAGCTTCTGAGTTTATTGACGGAACGGAAAGTTTTGGTTTCCCCGACATCAAAGCCGAAATGGCACATTTCCGTAGTTACAAAACTATGGAAGAAGTAGTGGAGTTTGTTCTCTTTGATGAAAACCACAAAGCAAAATTTGGAAAGATCACGATCGAACAACTTCCTTCCAATGAATTTCTCATTGTGGACGGTGATAAAAAAATCAAAACTCCGGGAGAGGTCGACTTCCATGTGAAGTATGATATTGGAAAAAGGTTAGAAGAACCCTTCCAACCTCCTATCATCGGGATCACATGCCTTGGCCCTTCGCATGGATTTGACCCTACAGACAACACTTCTGGTTTTATCATTTGGCTAAACGGACAAGGGATTATGGTGGATCCCCCGGTCAACTCTACCGAGTGGTTACGGGAATCCAATGTAAATCCCAAGTTCATCAACTCTATCATTCTCACTCACTGCCACGCTGACCATGATGCGGGAACCTTCCAAAAGATTTTAGAAGAGTCCAAAATCACGATTTATGCTACAGCAACAGTGATGGAATCCTTTCTTAAAAAATATTGCAGCCTAACAAAGATTCCGCGTCGCGAAATTACAGACCTTTTTGACTTTATCCCAGTTGTGATTGGAAGGCCGACCATCATCAATGGGGGTGAATTTTATTTTCACTACGCCCCCCACTCCATTCCTTCTGTGGGATTTGAATTCTTCTTCCAAGACCAATCCTTCTATTATACCTCCGACCACTTAAATGATCCGGAAGCCTTCGAAGAGATGTACAAAAAAGGTGTGTTTCCAGAAACCAGATACCAGTTCTTAAAAGACTTCCCTTGGGATCGTAAAATCATCTATCATGAAGCGGGAGTCCCCCCTCTTCACACGAAGATCAGTTATCTTGCTTCCCTACCGGAAGAAGTACAAAAAAGAATTACCGTTTATCATATTGCAGCCAAAGATATGCCGGAAGGGAACCACCTAACTCTCGCTAAATTTGGAATCGAAAATACTTTGTATCCAGAGATCACTCCTCCGAAACACCAAGAGGCATTCCAACTTTTAGAAATCCTTTCGCAAATTGATATTTTCTCAGGATTCCCGATCGAGAAGGCTAAGGAATTTTTGCAAGTAGTGAAGGAAGAAAAATTCCGCCGTGGGGAACAAATCATCAAAAAAGGAACTCATGGGGATCGCTTTTTTATCATCGCCTCAGGGAATGTTCGTTTTGAAGGACTTTCGGGGGACCATTCTGCGGTCAAAAGATACGGAACTTATGAATACTTTGGCGAGGCATCACTGATTTTGGATACAGCCCGCCAGGCAGATGTGTATGCAGAAACCGATGTTCTTGCTCTCACCATAGAAAAAACTCGGTTTTTTCAGTTCATTCGCGGATCCAAACTCCACGAAAACCTAATCAAACTCAATAGCATCCGAGAGACCAATACCTGGAAAACACTCACTGAGTCCCAAACCTTCCGGGGTCTCACGAGTTACCAAGTCACCCAACTAGAACTCATCCTCAAACTCGAAACCGTAAAAAAGGAAGCCTCTCTCATTGAAGAAGGCCAAACCTTTCACAATGCCTTTATTGTGCGTTCAGGAACCGTTGTCGTCATGCAAAACCACAAAACCATCCGAGAACTGGGTGCCGGAGACTTTGTCGGGGAGATCTATTCCCTTACCAAAAACCTTCCTTCTAATTTCAGTTTCATCGCTTGGCCGGGTACAGAATTGTATGTTCTCTCCGAAGAAGATGCCATTCAGTACATTAAGAAAAATCCCGGTGTCTACATGAAGCTGAACACTGTTTATAATTGA
- a CDS encoding acyl-CoA dehydrogenase family protein: protein MERILPFTEEHHQFREMARKFFETEVKPHHEEWEKNHIVPKEVWRKAGENGLLCPDVPAEYGGSGADFLYNIIIIEESSRVGNSGFFISLHNDVIAPYISTYANDEQKKRWLPKCASGESILAVAMTEPGAGSDLKSLRTSAVDMGDHFVVNGQKTFISNGQLADLIITAVKHDNGTISLVMIEEGMKGFERGRNLDKIGLKAQDTSELYFNDVIVPKTNLIGKQGQGFRYLMQKLAQERLVLSVAAVEATRLVQKITLQYIKERKAFGQKIGSFQNTKFKMAEMATELEMAQVFCDKVVMEHMKGENTTAEASMCKWYTTEMQKRHTDECLQFFGGYGYMMEYPIARAYLDARIQTIYAGTTEIMKEIIGRSLGL, encoded by the coding sequence ATGGAGCGTATCCTCCCCTTTACTGAAGAACACCATCAATTCCGCGAGATGGCTCGGAAATTTTTTGAAACAGAAGTTAAACCACACCACGAAGAATGGGAAAAAAACCATATCGTACCCAAAGAAGTTTGGAGAAAGGCCGGAGAGAACGGTCTCCTCTGCCCAGATGTTCCCGCCGAATATGGTGGTTCTGGTGCTGACTTTCTTTACAATATCATCATCATTGAAGAATCTTCCCGCGTAGGAAATAGTGGATTCTTTATCTCCCTCCACAATGACGTGATTGCACCCTACATCTCCACTTATGCAAACGACGAACAAAAGAAACGTTGGTTGCCTAAATGTGCGTCCGGTGAATCCATCCTTGCCGTAGCGATGACAGAACCAGGTGCTGGTTCGGATCTAAAGTCGCTACGCACAAGTGCCGTCGACATGGGTGATCACTTCGTAGTAAATGGACAGAAAACATTTATCTCGAACGGACAACTCGCTGACCTAATCATCACTGCCGTCAAACACGATAACGGAACCATTTCCCTTGTGATGATTGAAGAAGGAATGAAGGGATTTGAAAGAGGCCGTAACTTAGATAAAATTGGTCTCAAAGCACAAGATACTTCAGAATTGTATTTCAACGATGTGATTGTTCCAAAGACAAACCTTATCGGCAAACAAGGACAAGGTTTTCGTTACCTCATGCAAAAACTAGCACAGGAACGTTTGGTACTTTCTGTAGCAGCTGTGGAAGCAACAAGACTCGTTCAAAAAATCACTCTTCAATACATCAAAGAACGTAAGGCATTTGGCCAAAAGATCGGTTCCTTCCAAAACACCAAATTCAAAATGGCGGAGATGGCAACGGAACTAGAAATGGCTCAAGTATTCTGTGATAAGGTTGTTATGGAACACATGAAAGGTGAAAACACAACCGCAGAAGCTTCTATGTGTAAATGGTATACAACAGAGATGCAAAAACGCCATACAGATGAGTGTTTACAATTCTTTGGTGGTTACGGTTACATGATGGAGTATCCAATCGCAAGAGCTTACCTCGATGCAAGGATCCAAACCATTTATGCAGGAACCACAGAGATTATGAAAGAAATCATTGGTAGAAGTTTAGGACTATAA
- the thiC gene encoding phosphomethylpyrimidine synthase ThiC translates to METNSQAPISIPETTITLSDNTKFQSYRTEGMFCIHEEEYDYKKGIPKLRESWIQTRESRGDTNFSQLYYAKRDILTEEMMYVAKREGMAPEFVLNEVKIGRAIIPSNKRHTELEPMIIGKKFLVKINANIGNSAILSSIDDEVEKLRWSLHWGADTVMDLSTGKNIHETREWIIRNSPVPIGTVPLYQTLEKVKGKVEDLNISVFLETLEEQAEQGVDYFTIHAGVLRDYIHLTNKRITGIVSRGGSILAKWCNHHKKENFLYEHFDAISKVMQKYGVSYSLGDGLRPGCINDANDEAQFAELKTLGELTKRAWADDVQVMVEGPGHVPMHLIQENVRLQEEICMEAPFYTLGPLVTDIAPGYDHITSAIGAAMIAWYGTAMLCYVTPKEHLGLPNKQDVKDGVIAYKIAAHAADLAKGHPGAKERDDLLSKARFEFRWEDQFALSLDPELARSYHDESLPQDGMKKAHFCSMCGPHFCSMRLTTDLRKETAEAEVGAVDGSEV, encoded by the coding sequence ATGGAAACCAATTCCCAAGCTCCCATCTCCATTCCAGAAACTACCATTACACTTTCTGACAACACCAAGTTCCAATCCTACCGAACCGAAGGTATGTTTTGCATTCATGAAGAAGAATACGATTATAAAAAAGGAATTCCTAAACTTAGAGAGTCTTGGATCCAAACCAGAGAATCGAGGGGAGATACAAATTTTTCACAGCTCTATTATGCCAAAAGGGACATCCTCACTGAAGAGATGATGTATGTCGCCAAAAGGGAAGGAATGGCACCTGAGTTTGTTTTGAATGAAGTAAAAATTGGTCGCGCGATCATTCCGTCAAACAAACGTCATACGGAACTGGAGCCCATGATCATTGGGAAAAAGTTTTTGGTGAAAATCAACGCCAATATCGGTAACTCTGCTATCCTATCCTCCATTGATGATGAAGTAGAAAAACTCAGGTGGTCACTGCACTGGGGAGCCGACACAGTGATGGATTTGTCTACGGGAAAAAATATTCATGAAACAAGAGAATGGATCATTAGAAATTCTCCTGTTCCGATTGGAACCGTTCCCCTCTACCAAACCTTAGAAAAGGTAAAAGGAAAAGTAGAAGACTTAAATATTTCTGTATTTTTAGAAACCTTGGAAGAACAAGCAGAGCAAGGTGTGGATTATTTTACCATCCATGCGGGGGTTCTTCGTGACTACATCCATCTCACAAACAAACGAATCACAGGGATTGTATCTCGCGGAGGGTCCATCCTTGCGAAATGGTGTAACCATCATAAAAAAGAAAATTTTCTTTATGAACATTTTGATGCGATCTCAAAAGTTATGCAAAAATACGGGGTTTCGTATTCGCTTGGAGACGGGTTACGACCCGGTTGTATCAATGACGCCAATGACGAAGCTCAGTTTGCTGAGTTAAAGACTTTGGGGGAACTTACCAAACGTGCCTGGGCCGATGATGTCCAAGTGATGGTGGAAGGACCAGGACATGTTCCCATGCACCTCATCCAAGAGAATGTTCGGTTGCAAGAAGAGATTTGTATGGAAGCCCCATTCTATACTCTCGGGCCCCTGGTAACCGACATTGCTCCAGGATACGACCATATCACTTCTGCGATTGGGGCAGCTATGATTGCCTGGTATGGAACGGCTATGCTTTGTTATGTGACTCCGAAAGAACATTTGGGACTTCCGAACAAACAGGATGTAAAAGACGGGGTGATTGCCTATAAAATTGCAGCTCATGCGGCCGATCTTGCCAAAGGTCATCCCGGTGCCAAAGAAAGGGATGATTTACTGAGCAAAGCTCGGTTTGAATTTCGTTGGGAAGACCAATTTGCCTTATCTCTTGATCCGGAACTGGCTCGTTCCTATCATGATGAATCATTGCCCCAAGATGGAATGAAAAAAGCGCATTTCTGCTCTATGTGTGGCCCTCATTTTTGTTCGATGCGACTGACGACAGACTTACGAAAAGAAACAGCGGAAGCAGAAGTAGGGGCAGTGGATGGTTCCGAAGTTTAG
- a CDS encoding PilZ domain-containing protein, translated as MAPIQEKRKYVRVQPLENEPVAIHLMGVALLDVLKASDISLGGIGIIAPNHFDEWDMHETVEILVALPGDLEDFLARGVIKQIGKKSKETGVYGVQFTEIGPKGKQDLQVYVNRMVRQGREVK; from the coding sequence ATGGCACCCATCCAAGAAAAGCGGAAATATGTCCGAGTACAACCACTAGAAAATGAACCCGTTGCGATCCACCTTATGGGTGTGGCCCTTTTGGATGTCTTAAAAGCTAGTGACATAAGTTTGGGAGGGATCGGGATCATTGCCCCCAATCACTTTGATGAATGGGATATGCACGAAACGGTTGAAATTCTTGTCGCCCTTCCTGGTGATCTGGAAGACTTTCTTGCCCGCGGTGTGATCAAACAGATAGGAAAAAAATCCAAAGAAACTGGGGTCTATGGGGTTCAGTTTACAGAAATTGGTCCCAAAGGAAAACAAGATCTGCAAGTTTATGTCAACCGGATGGTGAGACAAGGCCGCGAAGTAAAATAG